In the genome of Neovison vison isolate M4711 chromosome 3, ASM_NN_V1, whole genome shotgun sequence, one region contains:
- the PTPRN gene encoding receptor-type tyrosine-protein phosphatase-like N isoform X3, which translates to MRRPRRPGGPGGSGGLRVLLCLLLLSSRPGGCSAISAHGCLFDRRLCSHLEVCIQDGLFGQCQVGVGQARPLLQVTSPVLQRLQSVLRQLMSQGLSWHDDLTQYVISQEMERIPRLHPPEPRPRDRSGLVPRRPGPAGELLLQGIPTGSTPAAQHRLPQPPGGGGGAGVGSPLSPLQAELLPPLLEHLLLPPQAPHPALSYEPALLQPYLFHQFGSRDGSRGSEGSPGMVSVGPLPKAEPSTLFSRTASKDLFGAHSDHSYGDPPGPSPGQLFQDSGLLYLAQELPVPSRARAPRLPEQGGSSRAKDSSEGYEEEGLEGRREKPSSPAEQPDVTLQRLAAVLAGYGVELRQQTPEQLSTLSTLLQLLPKGAGRNLGGVVNVGADIKKTTEEQVQGENTVEPPPPTPSLPEYPTASPTSNKAQQVLSSGSSESPKAATQLATPVLLEKKSPLGQSQPPAARQPSAQPSAEEYGYIVTDQKPLSLAAGVKLLEILAEHVHVSSGSFINISVVGPALTFRIRHNEQNLSLADVTHQAGLVKSELEAQTGLQILQTGVGQREEAAAVLPRPARSTSPMRSVLLTLVALAGVAGLLVALAVALFVRQHARQRDKERLAALGPEGAHGDTTFEYQDLCRQHMATKSLFSRAEGPPEPSRVSSVSSQFSDAAQASPSSHSSTPSWCEEPAQANMDISTGHMILAYMEDHLRNRDRLAKEWQALCAYQAEPNTCAAAQGEGNVKKNRHPDFLPYDHARIKLKVESSPSRSDYINASPIIEHDPRMPAYIATQGPLSHTIADFWQMVWESGCTVIVMLTPLVEDGVKQCDRYWPDEGSSLYHVYEVNLVSEHIWCEDFLVRSFYLKNVQTQETRTLTQFHFLSWPAEGTPASTRPLLDFRRKVNKCYRGRSCPIIVHCSDGAGRTGTYILIDMVLNRMAKGVKEIDIAATLEHVRDQRPGLVRSKDQFEFALTAVAEEVNAILKALPQ; encoded by the exons GATTGTCCTGGCACGATGAtctgacccagtatgtgatctccCAGGAGATGGAACGCATACCCAGGCTTCATCCCCCAGAGCCCCGCCCAAGGGACAG aTCTGGCTTGGTGCCCAGGAGACCTGGTCCTGCCGGGGAGCTGCTCTTGCAGGGCATCCCTACTGGCTCTACCCCTGCAGCCCAGCACCGACTTCCTCAACctccagggggtgggggtggagctggggtgggctctcctctctcccccctGCAGGCTGAGCTGCTGCCCCCTCTTTTGGAGCACCTGCTACTGCCCCCGCAGGCCCCGCACCCTGCTCTGAGTTATGAACCTGCCCTGCTGCAGCCCTACCTGTTCCATCAG TTTGGCTCCCGCGATGGCTCCCGGGGCTCAGAGGGCTCGCCAGGGATGGTCAGTGTTGGCCCCCTGCCCAAGGCCGAACCGTCTACCCTCTTCAGCAGAACTGCCTCCAAGGACCTCTTTGGGGCTCACTCTGACCACTCCTATGGGGACCCTCCGGGGCCTTCGCCTGGTCAACTCTTCCAGGACTCAGGGCTTCTCTACCTGGCCCAGGAGCTGCCAGTGCCCAGTAGGGCCAGGGCACCAAGGCTGCCAGAGCAAGGGGGCAGCAGCCGGGCAAAGGACTCCTCAGAGGGCTACGAGGAGGAAGGGCTAGAAGGTCGCAGGGAGAAACCTTCTTCTCCAGCAGAGCAGCCAG ACGTGACTCTCCAGAGACTGGCAGCTGTGCTGGCGGGCTATGGGGTGGAGCTGCGTCAGCAGACCCCTGAGCAGCTCTCCACCCTCTCAACCCTGTTGCAGCTGCTGCCCAAGGGCGCAGGACGAAACCTGG GAGGGGTTGTGAATGTTGGAGCCGATATCAAGAAA ACAACAGAGGAGCAGGTGCAGGGTGAAAACACAGTGGAGCCTCCACCCCCCACGCCCTCCCTGCCTGAATACCCCACTGCCAGCCCCACTTCCAATAAAGCCCAGCAGGTGCTGAGCTCTGGATCCTCCGAGTCCCCCAAAGCTGCTACCCAACTTGCCACACCTGTCCTGCTGGAGAAGAAAAGTCCCCTGGGCCAGAGCCAGCCCCCAGCAGCAAGGCAGCCGTCAGCTCAGCCATCAGCAGAGGAGTATGGCTACATTGTCACTGACCAGAA GCCCCTGAGTCTGGCTGCAGGAGTGAAGCTGCTGGAGATCCTCGCTGAACATGTGCACGTGTCCTCGGGCAGCTTCATCAATATCAG TGTGGTGGGACCGGCCCTCACCTTCCGCATCCGACACAATGAACAGAACCTGTCTTTGGCCGATGTGACCCATCAAGCTG GGCTGGTGAAGTCGGAACTGGAAGCACAGACAGGGCTCCAGATCTTGCAGACAGGAGTGGGACAG agggaggaggcagctgCTGTCCTTCCCCGACCAGCCCGCAGCACATCTCCCATGCGCTCTGTGCTGCTCACTCTGGTGGCCCTGGCAGGCGTGGCCGGGCTGCTGGTGGCTCTGGCAGTGGCCTTGTTTGTGCGGCAGCATGCACGGCAGCGGGACAAGGAGCGCCTGGCAGCCCTGGGGCCCGAGGGGGCCCATGGTGACACCACCTTCGAGTACCAG GACTTGTGCCGCCAGCACATGGCCACAAagtccctgttcagcagggcaGAGGGTCCCCCGGAGCCTTCTCGGGTGAGCAGCGTGTCCTCCCAGTTTAGTGACGCGGCCCAGGCCAGCCCCAGCTCCCACAGCAGCACACCGTCCTGGTGCGAGGAGCCCGCCCAGGCCAACATGGACATCTCCACGGGACACATGATTCTG GCGTACATGGAGGACCACCTGCGGAACCGGGACCGCCTGGCCAAGGAGTGGCAGGCCCTGTGCGCCTACCAGGCAGAGCCCAACACCTGTGCCGCGGCCCAGGGGGAGGGCAACGTCAAAAAGAACCGCCACCCTGACTTTCTGCCCT ATGATCACGCACGCATCAAGCTGAAGGTGGAGAGCAGCCCTTCTCGGAGTGATTACATCAATGCCAGCCCCATT ATTGAGCACGACCCTCGGATGCCAGCCTACATAGCCACCCAGGGCCCGCTGTCCCATACCATCGCAGACTTCTGGCAG ATGGTGTGGGAGAGTGGCTGCACCGTCATTGTCATGCTGACCCCGCTGGTGGAGGATGGTGTCAAGCAGTGTGACCGCTACTGGCCAGATGAGGGGTCCTCCCTCTACCACGTATATGAG GTGAACCTGGTGTCCGAGCACATCTGGTGCGAGGACTTCCTGGTGCGCAGCTTCTACCTGAAGAACGTGCAGACCCAGGAGACGCGCACGCTCACGCAGTTCCACTTCCTCAGCTGGCCGGCAGAGGGCACTCCGGCGTCCACCAGGCCGCTGCTGGACTTCCGCAG GAAAGTGAACAAGTGCTACCGGGGCCGCTCCTGCCCCATCATTGTGCACTGCAG CGATGGTGCAGGAAGGACTGGCACTTACATCCTTATTGACATGGTACTGAACCGCATGGCAAAAG GAGTAAAGGAGATTGACATCGCTGCCACCCTGGAGCACGTTCGTGACCAACGGCCTGGCCTTGTCCGCTCGAAG GACCAGTTTGAATTTGCTCTGACAGCTGTGGCGGAGGAGGTGAATGCCATCCTCAAGGCCCTGCCCCAGTGA
- the PTPRN gene encoding receptor-type tyrosine-protein phosphatase-like N isoform X4 — MSQGLSWHDDLTQYVISQEMERIPRLHPPEPRPRDRSGLVPRRPGPAGELLLQGIPTGSTPAAQHRLPQPPGGGGGAGVGSPLSPLQAELLPPLLEHLLLPPQAPHPALSYEPALLQPYLFHQFGSRDGSRGSEGSPGMVSVGPLPKAEPSTLFSRTASKDLFGAHSDHSYGDPPGPSPGQLFQDSGLLYLAQELPVPSRARAPRLPEQGGSSRAKDSSEGYEEEGLEGRREKPSSPAEQPADVTLQRLAAVLAGYGVELRQQTPEQLSTLSTLLQLLPKGAGRNLGGVVNVGADIKKTTEEQVQGENTVEPPPPTPSLPEYPTASPTSNKAQQVLSSGSSESPKAATQLATPVLLEKKSPLGQSQPPAARQPSAQPSAEEYGYIVTDQKPLSLAAGVKLLEILAEHVHVSSGSFINISVVGPALTFRIRHNEQNLSLADVTHQAGLVKSELEAQTGLQILQTGVGQREEAAAVLPRPARSTSPMRSVLLTLVALAGVAGLLVALAVALFVRQHARQRDKERLAALGPEGAHGDTTFEYQDLCRQHMATKSLFSRAEGPPEPSRVSSVSSQFSDAAQASPSSHSSTPSWCEEPAQANMDISTGHMILAYMEDHLRNRDRLAKEWQALCAYQAEPNTCAAAQGEGNVKKNRHPDFLPYDHARIKLKVESSPSRSDYINASPIIEHDPRMPAYIATQGPLSHTIADFWQMVWESGCTVIVMLTPLVEDGVKQCDRYWPDEGSSLYHVYEVNLVSEHIWCEDFLVRSFYLKNVQTQETRTLTQFHFLSWPAEGTPASTRPLLDFRRKVNKCYRGRSCPIIVHCSDGAGRTGTYILIDMVLNRMAKGVKEIDIAATLEHVRDQRPGLVRSKDQFEFALTAVAEEVNAILKALPQ, encoded by the exons GATTGTCCTGGCACGATGAtctgacccagtatgtgatctccCAGGAGATGGAACGCATACCCAGGCTTCATCCCCCAGAGCCCCGCCCAAGGGACAG aTCTGGCTTGGTGCCCAGGAGACCTGGTCCTGCCGGGGAGCTGCTCTTGCAGGGCATCCCTACTGGCTCTACCCCTGCAGCCCAGCACCGACTTCCTCAACctccagggggtgggggtggagctggggtgggctctcctctctcccccctGCAGGCTGAGCTGCTGCCCCCTCTTTTGGAGCACCTGCTACTGCCCCCGCAGGCCCCGCACCCTGCTCTGAGTTATGAACCTGCCCTGCTGCAGCCCTACCTGTTCCATCAG TTTGGCTCCCGCGATGGCTCCCGGGGCTCAGAGGGCTCGCCAGGGATGGTCAGTGTTGGCCCCCTGCCCAAGGCCGAACCGTCTACCCTCTTCAGCAGAACTGCCTCCAAGGACCTCTTTGGGGCTCACTCTGACCACTCCTATGGGGACCCTCCGGGGCCTTCGCCTGGTCAACTCTTCCAGGACTCAGGGCTTCTCTACCTGGCCCAGGAGCTGCCAGTGCCCAGTAGGGCCAGGGCACCAAGGCTGCCAGAGCAAGGGGGCAGCAGCCGGGCAAAGGACTCCTCAGAGGGCTACGAGGAGGAAGGGCTAGAAGGTCGCAGGGAGAAACCTTCTTCTCCAGCAGAGCAGCCAG CAGACGTGACTCTCCAGAGACTGGCAGCTGTGCTGGCGGGCTATGGGGTGGAGCTGCGTCAGCAGACCCCTGAGCAGCTCTCCACCCTCTCAACCCTGTTGCAGCTGCTGCCCAAGGGCGCAGGACGAAACCTGG GAGGGGTTGTGAATGTTGGAGCCGATATCAAGAAA ACAACAGAGGAGCAGGTGCAGGGTGAAAACACAGTGGAGCCTCCACCCCCCACGCCCTCCCTGCCTGAATACCCCACTGCCAGCCCCACTTCCAATAAAGCCCAGCAGGTGCTGAGCTCTGGATCCTCCGAGTCCCCCAAAGCTGCTACCCAACTTGCCACACCTGTCCTGCTGGAGAAGAAAAGTCCCCTGGGCCAGAGCCAGCCCCCAGCAGCAAGGCAGCCGTCAGCTCAGCCATCAGCAGAGGAGTATGGCTACATTGTCACTGACCAGAA GCCCCTGAGTCTGGCTGCAGGAGTGAAGCTGCTGGAGATCCTCGCTGAACATGTGCACGTGTCCTCGGGCAGCTTCATCAATATCAG TGTGGTGGGACCGGCCCTCACCTTCCGCATCCGACACAATGAACAGAACCTGTCTTTGGCCGATGTGACCCATCAAGCTG GGCTGGTGAAGTCGGAACTGGAAGCACAGACAGGGCTCCAGATCTTGCAGACAGGAGTGGGACAG agggaggaggcagctgCTGTCCTTCCCCGACCAGCCCGCAGCACATCTCCCATGCGCTCTGTGCTGCTCACTCTGGTGGCCCTGGCAGGCGTGGCCGGGCTGCTGGTGGCTCTGGCAGTGGCCTTGTTTGTGCGGCAGCATGCACGGCAGCGGGACAAGGAGCGCCTGGCAGCCCTGGGGCCCGAGGGGGCCCATGGTGACACCACCTTCGAGTACCAG GACTTGTGCCGCCAGCACATGGCCACAAagtccctgttcagcagggcaGAGGGTCCCCCGGAGCCTTCTCGGGTGAGCAGCGTGTCCTCCCAGTTTAGTGACGCGGCCCAGGCCAGCCCCAGCTCCCACAGCAGCACACCGTCCTGGTGCGAGGAGCCCGCCCAGGCCAACATGGACATCTCCACGGGACACATGATTCTG GCGTACATGGAGGACCACCTGCGGAACCGGGACCGCCTGGCCAAGGAGTGGCAGGCCCTGTGCGCCTACCAGGCAGAGCCCAACACCTGTGCCGCGGCCCAGGGGGAGGGCAACGTCAAAAAGAACCGCCACCCTGACTTTCTGCCCT ATGATCACGCACGCATCAAGCTGAAGGTGGAGAGCAGCCCTTCTCGGAGTGATTACATCAATGCCAGCCCCATT ATTGAGCACGACCCTCGGATGCCAGCCTACATAGCCACCCAGGGCCCGCTGTCCCATACCATCGCAGACTTCTGGCAG ATGGTGTGGGAGAGTGGCTGCACCGTCATTGTCATGCTGACCCCGCTGGTGGAGGATGGTGTCAAGCAGTGTGACCGCTACTGGCCAGATGAGGGGTCCTCCCTCTACCACGTATATGAG GTGAACCTGGTGTCCGAGCACATCTGGTGCGAGGACTTCCTGGTGCGCAGCTTCTACCTGAAGAACGTGCAGACCCAGGAGACGCGCACGCTCACGCAGTTCCACTTCCTCAGCTGGCCGGCAGAGGGCACTCCGGCGTCCACCAGGCCGCTGCTGGACTTCCGCAG GAAAGTGAACAAGTGCTACCGGGGCCGCTCCTGCCCCATCATTGTGCACTGCAG CGATGGTGCAGGAAGGACTGGCACTTACATCCTTATTGACATGGTACTGAACCGCATGGCAAAAG GAGTAAAGGAGATTGACATCGCTGCCACCCTGGAGCACGTTCGTGACCAACGGCCTGGCCTTGTCCGCTCGAAG GACCAGTTTGAATTTGCTCTGACAGCTGTGGCGGAGGAGGTGAATGCCATCCTCAAGGCCCTGCCCCAGTGA
- the PTPRN gene encoding receptor-type tyrosine-protein phosphatase-like N isoform X1: protein MRRPRRPGGPGGSGGLRVLLCLLLLSSRPGGCSAISAHGCLFDRRLCSHLEVCIQDGLFGQCQVGVGQARPLLQVTSPVLQRLQSVLRQLMSQGLSWHDDLTQYVISQEMERIPRLHPPEPRPRDRSGLVPRRPGPAGELLLQGIPTGSTPAAQHRLPQPPGGGGGAGVGSPLSPLQAELLPPLLEHLLLPPQAPHPALSYEPALLQPYLFHQFGSRDGSRGSEGSPGMVSVGPLPKAEPSTLFSRTASKDLFGAHSDHSYGDPPGPSPGQLFQDSGLLYLAQELPVPSRARAPRLPEQGGSSRAKDSSEGYEEEGLEGRREKPSSPAEQPADVTLQRLAAVLAGYGVELRQQTPEQLSTLSTLLQLLPKGAGRNLGGVVNVGADIKKTTEEQVQGENTVEPPPPTPSLPEYPTASPTSNKAQQVLSSGSSESPKAATQLATPVLLEKKSPLGQSQPPAARQPSAQPSAEEYGYIVTDQKPLSLAAGVKLLEILAEHVHVSSGSFINISVVGPALTFRIRHNEQNLSLADVTHQAGLVKSELEAQTGLQILQTGVGQREEAAAVLPRPARSTSPMRSVLLTLVALAGVAGLLVALAVALFVRQHARQRDKERLAALGPEGAHGDTTFEYQDLCRQHMATKSLFSRAEGPPEPSRVSSVSSQFSDAAQASPSSHSSTPSWCEEPAQANMDISTGHMILAYMEDHLRNRDRLAKEWQALCAYQAEPNTCAAAQGEGNVKKNRHPDFLPYDHARIKLKVESSPSRSDYINASPIIEHDPRMPAYIATQGPLSHTIADFWQMVWESGCTVIVMLTPLVEDGVKQCDRYWPDEGSSLYHVYEVNLVSEHIWCEDFLVRSFYLKNVQTQETRTLTQFHFLSWPAEGTPASTRPLLDFRRKVNKCYRGRSCPIIVHCSDGAGRTGTYILIDMVLNRMAKGVKEIDIAATLEHVRDQRPGLVRSKDQFEFALTAVAEEVNAILKALPQ, encoded by the exons GATTGTCCTGGCACGATGAtctgacccagtatgtgatctccCAGGAGATGGAACGCATACCCAGGCTTCATCCCCCAGAGCCCCGCCCAAGGGACAG aTCTGGCTTGGTGCCCAGGAGACCTGGTCCTGCCGGGGAGCTGCTCTTGCAGGGCATCCCTACTGGCTCTACCCCTGCAGCCCAGCACCGACTTCCTCAACctccagggggtgggggtggagctggggtgggctctcctctctcccccctGCAGGCTGAGCTGCTGCCCCCTCTTTTGGAGCACCTGCTACTGCCCCCGCAGGCCCCGCACCCTGCTCTGAGTTATGAACCTGCCCTGCTGCAGCCCTACCTGTTCCATCAG TTTGGCTCCCGCGATGGCTCCCGGGGCTCAGAGGGCTCGCCAGGGATGGTCAGTGTTGGCCCCCTGCCCAAGGCCGAACCGTCTACCCTCTTCAGCAGAACTGCCTCCAAGGACCTCTTTGGGGCTCACTCTGACCACTCCTATGGGGACCCTCCGGGGCCTTCGCCTGGTCAACTCTTCCAGGACTCAGGGCTTCTCTACCTGGCCCAGGAGCTGCCAGTGCCCAGTAGGGCCAGGGCACCAAGGCTGCCAGAGCAAGGGGGCAGCAGCCGGGCAAAGGACTCCTCAGAGGGCTACGAGGAGGAAGGGCTAGAAGGTCGCAGGGAGAAACCTTCTTCTCCAGCAGAGCAGCCAG CAGACGTGACTCTCCAGAGACTGGCAGCTGTGCTGGCGGGCTATGGGGTGGAGCTGCGTCAGCAGACCCCTGAGCAGCTCTCCACCCTCTCAACCCTGTTGCAGCTGCTGCCCAAGGGCGCAGGACGAAACCTGG GAGGGGTTGTGAATGTTGGAGCCGATATCAAGAAA ACAACAGAGGAGCAGGTGCAGGGTGAAAACACAGTGGAGCCTCCACCCCCCACGCCCTCCCTGCCTGAATACCCCACTGCCAGCCCCACTTCCAATAAAGCCCAGCAGGTGCTGAGCTCTGGATCCTCCGAGTCCCCCAAAGCTGCTACCCAACTTGCCACACCTGTCCTGCTGGAGAAGAAAAGTCCCCTGGGCCAGAGCCAGCCCCCAGCAGCAAGGCAGCCGTCAGCTCAGCCATCAGCAGAGGAGTATGGCTACATTGTCACTGACCAGAA GCCCCTGAGTCTGGCTGCAGGAGTGAAGCTGCTGGAGATCCTCGCTGAACATGTGCACGTGTCCTCGGGCAGCTTCATCAATATCAG TGTGGTGGGACCGGCCCTCACCTTCCGCATCCGACACAATGAACAGAACCTGTCTTTGGCCGATGTGACCCATCAAGCTG GGCTGGTGAAGTCGGAACTGGAAGCACAGACAGGGCTCCAGATCTTGCAGACAGGAGTGGGACAG agggaggaggcagctgCTGTCCTTCCCCGACCAGCCCGCAGCACATCTCCCATGCGCTCTGTGCTGCTCACTCTGGTGGCCCTGGCAGGCGTGGCCGGGCTGCTGGTGGCTCTGGCAGTGGCCTTGTTTGTGCGGCAGCATGCACGGCAGCGGGACAAGGAGCGCCTGGCAGCCCTGGGGCCCGAGGGGGCCCATGGTGACACCACCTTCGAGTACCAG GACTTGTGCCGCCAGCACATGGCCACAAagtccctgttcagcagggcaGAGGGTCCCCCGGAGCCTTCTCGGGTGAGCAGCGTGTCCTCCCAGTTTAGTGACGCGGCCCAGGCCAGCCCCAGCTCCCACAGCAGCACACCGTCCTGGTGCGAGGAGCCCGCCCAGGCCAACATGGACATCTCCACGGGACACATGATTCTG GCGTACATGGAGGACCACCTGCGGAACCGGGACCGCCTGGCCAAGGAGTGGCAGGCCCTGTGCGCCTACCAGGCAGAGCCCAACACCTGTGCCGCGGCCCAGGGGGAGGGCAACGTCAAAAAGAACCGCCACCCTGACTTTCTGCCCT ATGATCACGCACGCATCAAGCTGAAGGTGGAGAGCAGCCCTTCTCGGAGTGATTACATCAATGCCAGCCCCATT ATTGAGCACGACCCTCGGATGCCAGCCTACATAGCCACCCAGGGCCCGCTGTCCCATACCATCGCAGACTTCTGGCAG ATGGTGTGGGAGAGTGGCTGCACCGTCATTGTCATGCTGACCCCGCTGGTGGAGGATGGTGTCAAGCAGTGTGACCGCTACTGGCCAGATGAGGGGTCCTCCCTCTACCACGTATATGAG GTGAACCTGGTGTCCGAGCACATCTGGTGCGAGGACTTCCTGGTGCGCAGCTTCTACCTGAAGAACGTGCAGACCCAGGAGACGCGCACGCTCACGCAGTTCCACTTCCTCAGCTGGCCGGCAGAGGGCACTCCGGCGTCCACCAGGCCGCTGCTGGACTTCCGCAG GAAAGTGAACAAGTGCTACCGGGGCCGCTCCTGCCCCATCATTGTGCACTGCAG CGATGGTGCAGGAAGGACTGGCACTTACATCCTTATTGACATGGTACTGAACCGCATGGCAAAAG GAGTAAAGGAGATTGACATCGCTGCCACCCTGGAGCACGTTCGTGACCAACGGCCTGGCCTTGTCCGCTCGAAG GACCAGTTTGAATTTGCTCTGACAGCTGTGGCGGAGGAGGTGAATGCCATCCTCAAGGCCCTGCCCCAGTGA
- the PTPRN gene encoding receptor-type tyrosine-protein phosphatase-like N isoform X2 gives MQGCLFDRRLCSHLEVCIQDGLFGQCQVGVGQARPLLQVTSPVLQRLQSVLRQLMSQGLSWHDDLTQYVISQEMERIPRLHPPEPRPRDRSGLVPRRPGPAGELLLQGIPTGSTPAAQHRLPQPPGGGGGAGVGSPLSPLQAELLPPLLEHLLLPPQAPHPALSYEPALLQPYLFHQFGSRDGSRGSEGSPGMVSVGPLPKAEPSTLFSRTASKDLFGAHSDHSYGDPPGPSPGQLFQDSGLLYLAQELPVPSRARAPRLPEQGGSSRAKDSSEGYEEEGLEGRREKPSSPAEQPADVTLQRLAAVLAGYGVELRQQTPEQLSTLSTLLQLLPKGAGRNLGGVVNVGADIKKTTEEQVQGENTVEPPPPTPSLPEYPTASPTSNKAQQVLSSGSSESPKAATQLATPVLLEKKSPLGQSQPPAARQPSAQPSAEEYGYIVTDQKPLSLAAGVKLLEILAEHVHVSSGSFINISVVGPALTFRIRHNEQNLSLADVTHQAGLVKSELEAQTGLQILQTGVGQREEAAAVLPRPARSTSPMRSVLLTLVALAGVAGLLVALAVALFVRQHARQRDKERLAALGPEGAHGDTTFEYQDLCRQHMATKSLFSRAEGPPEPSRVSSVSSQFSDAAQASPSSHSSTPSWCEEPAQANMDISTGHMILAYMEDHLRNRDRLAKEWQALCAYQAEPNTCAAAQGEGNVKKNRHPDFLPYDHARIKLKVESSPSRSDYINASPIIEHDPRMPAYIATQGPLSHTIADFWQMVWESGCTVIVMLTPLVEDGVKQCDRYWPDEGSSLYHVYEVNLVSEHIWCEDFLVRSFYLKNVQTQETRTLTQFHFLSWPAEGTPASTRPLLDFRRKVNKCYRGRSCPIIVHCSDGAGRTGTYILIDMVLNRMAKGVKEIDIAATLEHVRDQRPGLVRSKDQFEFALTAVAEEVNAILKALPQ, from the exons GATTGTCCTGGCACGATGAtctgacccagtatgtgatctccCAGGAGATGGAACGCATACCCAGGCTTCATCCCCCAGAGCCCCGCCCAAGGGACAG aTCTGGCTTGGTGCCCAGGAGACCTGGTCCTGCCGGGGAGCTGCTCTTGCAGGGCATCCCTACTGGCTCTACCCCTGCAGCCCAGCACCGACTTCCTCAACctccagggggtgggggtggagctggggtgggctctcctctctcccccctGCAGGCTGAGCTGCTGCCCCCTCTTTTGGAGCACCTGCTACTGCCCCCGCAGGCCCCGCACCCTGCTCTGAGTTATGAACCTGCCCTGCTGCAGCCCTACCTGTTCCATCAG TTTGGCTCCCGCGATGGCTCCCGGGGCTCAGAGGGCTCGCCAGGGATGGTCAGTGTTGGCCCCCTGCCCAAGGCCGAACCGTCTACCCTCTTCAGCAGAACTGCCTCCAAGGACCTCTTTGGGGCTCACTCTGACCACTCCTATGGGGACCCTCCGGGGCCTTCGCCTGGTCAACTCTTCCAGGACTCAGGGCTTCTCTACCTGGCCCAGGAGCTGCCAGTGCCCAGTAGGGCCAGGGCACCAAGGCTGCCAGAGCAAGGGGGCAGCAGCCGGGCAAAGGACTCCTCAGAGGGCTACGAGGAGGAAGGGCTAGAAGGTCGCAGGGAGAAACCTTCTTCTCCAGCAGAGCAGCCAG CAGACGTGACTCTCCAGAGACTGGCAGCTGTGCTGGCGGGCTATGGGGTGGAGCTGCGTCAGCAGACCCCTGAGCAGCTCTCCACCCTCTCAACCCTGTTGCAGCTGCTGCCCAAGGGCGCAGGACGAAACCTGG GAGGGGTTGTGAATGTTGGAGCCGATATCAAGAAA ACAACAGAGGAGCAGGTGCAGGGTGAAAACACAGTGGAGCCTCCACCCCCCACGCCCTCCCTGCCTGAATACCCCACTGCCAGCCCCACTTCCAATAAAGCCCAGCAGGTGCTGAGCTCTGGATCCTCCGAGTCCCCCAAAGCTGCTACCCAACTTGCCACACCTGTCCTGCTGGAGAAGAAAAGTCCCCTGGGCCAGAGCCAGCCCCCAGCAGCAAGGCAGCCGTCAGCTCAGCCATCAGCAGAGGAGTATGGCTACATTGTCACTGACCAGAA GCCCCTGAGTCTGGCTGCAGGAGTGAAGCTGCTGGAGATCCTCGCTGAACATGTGCACGTGTCCTCGGGCAGCTTCATCAATATCAG TGTGGTGGGACCGGCCCTCACCTTCCGCATCCGACACAATGAACAGAACCTGTCTTTGGCCGATGTGACCCATCAAGCTG GGCTGGTGAAGTCGGAACTGGAAGCACAGACAGGGCTCCAGATCTTGCAGACAGGAGTGGGACAG agggaggaggcagctgCTGTCCTTCCCCGACCAGCCCGCAGCACATCTCCCATGCGCTCTGTGCTGCTCACTCTGGTGGCCCTGGCAGGCGTGGCCGGGCTGCTGGTGGCTCTGGCAGTGGCCTTGTTTGTGCGGCAGCATGCACGGCAGCGGGACAAGGAGCGCCTGGCAGCCCTGGGGCCCGAGGGGGCCCATGGTGACACCACCTTCGAGTACCAG GACTTGTGCCGCCAGCACATGGCCACAAagtccctgttcagcagggcaGAGGGTCCCCCGGAGCCTTCTCGGGTGAGCAGCGTGTCCTCCCAGTTTAGTGACGCGGCCCAGGCCAGCCCCAGCTCCCACAGCAGCACACCGTCCTGGTGCGAGGAGCCCGCCCAGGCCAACATGGACATCTCCACGGGACACATGATTCTG GCGTACATGGAGGACCACCTGCGGAACCGGGACCGCCTGGCCAAGGAGTGGCAGGCCCTGTGCGCCTACCAGGCAGAGCCCAACACCTGTGCCGCGGCCCAGGGGGAGGGCAACGTCAAAAAGAACCGCCACCCTGACTTTCTGCCCT ATGATCACGCACGCATCAAGCTGAAGGTGGAGAGCAGCCCTTCTCGGAGTGATTACATCAATGCCAGCCCCATT ATTGAGCACGACCCTCGGATGCCAGCCTACATAGCCACCCAGGGCCCGCTGTCCCATACCATCGCAGACTTCTGGCAG ATGGTGTGGGAGAGTGGCTGCACCGTCATTGTCATGCTGACCCCGCTGGTGGAGGATGGTGTCAAGCAGTGTGACCGCTACTGGCCAGATGAGGGGTCCTCCCTCTACCACGTATATGAG GTGAACCTGGTGTCCGAGCACATCTGGTGCGAGGACTTCCTGGTGCGCAGCTTCTACCTGAAGAACGTGCAGACCCAGGAGACGCGCACGCTCACGCAGTTCCACTTCCTCAGCTGGCCGGCAGAGGGCACTCCGGCGTCCACCAGGCCGCTGCTGGACTTCCGCAG GAAAGTGAACAAGTGCTACCGGGGCCGCTCCTGCCCCATCATTGTGCACTGCAG CGATGGTGCAGGAAGGACTGGCACTTACATCCTTATTGACATGGTACTGAACCGCATGGCAAAAG GAGTAAAGGAGATTGACATCGCTGCCACCCTGGAGCACGTTCGTGACCAACGGCCTGGCCTTGTCCGCTCGAAG GACCAGTTTGAATTTGCTCTGACAGCTGTGGCGGAGGAGGTGAATGCCATCCTCAAGGCCCTGCCCCAGTGA